Part of the Paenibacillus sp. JNUCC32 genome is shown below.
CTAGAAATTTGCCCGATTATGCTTGGAATTACACATCGAGATTCTCGTTGGAAGGCCTTACAGCCCCATGCAGGAATAAATCAACGATGTCAACAGCCATATCACGGGAGCTGGCATAACCGCTTCGGGTGTCTTCACGATTGCCCAGCATCAGCATGGCCGAGAAAGCCTGTGCCATTAGCAAGGCGTTGCCTTCCCGAAGCTCGCCCGATTGCATGGCTTGATGAATCTGTTCGGCAAGGACTTCATGAATCCGCTGTTCCGCCTCACGGATAGCGGCCATTTGCTCCTTAGACAAGAAAGGCTCCGCTTCCCGCATCATGGTCTCCATTTCGGCATGAGGCTTGGCAATCTTCGCTTCGGCTACCCGGATCAATCCAGCCTCTAGGGTATCGGCTTCCTGCAAAAAGCGATGTGTAGAAGCATAAGCTTTATCTAGAATCGTGGTTACCGCTATTTTAAACAGCTCGGGTTTACTTGTGAAATGATAATAGATGGAAGCCTTGGTCACTTGGCAAGCCTTCGCGATCTGCTGCAACGATACGGACTCGTAGCCATTCTCCATGAACAATTTGGAGGCGGTCCAGAGGATCGTTTCCTGGATGGGAATCTGATCGGCAGCTGCTTTGGGACGTCCGGGATTTCGGGGGTTACGTATTTTTGTCATGATGACCTCCTGTGTATAGTGTAAGACATGAGGGGCGCATTTTCAAAATAAATATTGAATATTAACCGACCGGTATATATAATTAATTTGCAATGTTGCATCGAAAGGTTTACGAAGGAAGAACCATGATGAAGTACAAAGACTACGTAGGAATGGAGAGGATCTGCATATGCACGGATCAGGACCGAATTACGGAAAATGGGTAGCGGGAAAGCGAAGCAAATGGGTCACGCTCTGTGTATGGATACTCATCGCGCTGGCGTTGAATTTGCTATGGCCGGCTGTTGGAGATAAAGAGGATAACAATGCAGCCAATCTGAAGGAGGATGTTCCGTCCGTCGTAGCGGAAGCGATGGCCGACAAGGAATTTCCGAGCAACGGCGGCGTGCCGGCTCTCGTCGTATGGCATAAAGAAAGCGGATTAAACGAAGAGGATCTGACCAAGCTGCAGGAATTGACGGCAAGCCTTGAGTCCGATCCGCTCCCGTATCAGACGTTCGTCGTTCCTTTCCATCAGCTGCCTCCGCAAGCCTTAAGCGCACAGTTATCAGAGGATCGGAGCACGCTGGTGATGCCTGTATTTTTTGAAGAAGATCAGGAGACGGACCAGCTTAAGGAAGGAACGGCCGAGCTGGAGAAGCGGTCGGAACAATTGCTGGGCAGCAATCCGTTTCAGGCTGCCGTTCAGAGCGGAGACGGAATCAGCGCTCGCGTAACGGGACCGGTGGGAATATCTATTGATGCAACCGGATTGTTTGAGGATGCCGACGTATCGCTCATGATTGCAACCGTGCTTCTTGTTCTGATATTGCTGCTGTTGATTTACCGTTCACCGATTCTGGCCCTGATTCCTTTGGTTGCGGTCGGCTTTGCGTATATGGTAACAAGCCCGATTCTCGGGTTCATGGCGGATCAAGGCTGGATCACGGTGGATTCCCAGTCCATCGCCATTATGACCGTGCTGCTCTTTGGAGCCGGAACGGATTATTGCTTGTTCCTGATCTCGAGATTCCGCCAGCTGTTATGGCACGAGCCCGATAAACGCAAGGCCTTGTTTCAGGCGATTACCAGCTCATCAGGCGCTATTGCGATGAGCGGCTTCACGGTTGTATTGTCTCTGTTCGCGCTGCTGCTGGCTCAGTACGGGGCATATCAACGTTTTGCCGTGCCTTTCAGTTTGTCGATTCTCATCATGTTTATAGCCAGTCTGACATTGGTGCCCGCATTGTTGGCTATTTTCGGCAGAGGTTCGTTCTATCCTTTCATTCCGAGAACCCCGGAGATGCAAGCGGAACGCGCCCGGAAAAAAGGAAAGCCGGTTCCTGCCCCTCACAAGGAGAAGGAGAGCCGGATCGGCCGCTTGGTGACAACGAAGCCTTGGACCGTCGTTTTGGCAGCATTGGTATTACTGGGTGGACTCGCGACGTTCTCGTCCCAAATCAAGTTCACTTACGATCTCTTATCCTCTTTCCCTGAGGATGTACCTTCGCGTGAAGGATTCGCCGTCATCGGCGAGCAGTTCTCGGAAGGAGAGCTTGCGCCGGTTCGCGTGATGGTGGACAGCGGGGGGCAAGCTTTGGACCTCGAGGAGCGGCTGAAAGCGCTGGATTACGTGGATCGCGTATCCGAGCCGCAGAATGGGGCCGAGAATAACGATATCATCGGTTATGAAATCGAGCTGTCCATGAATCCTTACTCCATGGAAGCAATGCAGCACATTCCGGATCTTCGGGAGATCGCGGAGGCTTCACTGGAGAAGGCAGGTGTCGGCAATCCGGCCGAAGCCGTGTGGATCTCCGGTCAAACGGCTACCCAGTACGACACCGAGATCGCTGGCGAGCATGATGCCAAATTGATCATCCCCGTCGTTATCGGCTTGATTACGTTGCTCTTATTGGTGTATTTGAGATCCGTTGTAGCTACCGTTTATCTGATTGCAACCGTCATTTTGTCTTACTTCTCGGCCCTCGGGCTTGGCTGGATCATCATTCATTACGGCCTGGGCGCCGAAGCCATCCAGGGAGCGATTCCGTTGTATTCGTTTGTGTTCCTGGTTGCGTTAGGCGAGGATTACAACATCTTCATGATCTCGAGCATATGGCAAAAGCGGAAGCAAATGCCGCTGAAGCAAGCGATCAAAGAAGGCGTTGGAGAGACCAGCTCGGTGATCACCTCGGCCGGCTTGATCCTGGCAGGAACCTTTGCCGTACTGGCCACGCTTCCGATTCAAGTGCTGGTACAGTTTGGGATCATCACGGCCATCGGGGTTATGCTGGATACGTTCATCGTGAGACCTTTCCTGGTACCCGCAATCACGACGCTGTTGGGCAAGTGGGCGTTCTGGCCGGGCAAAGCCCATATGGCGGCTGAGGAAAAGCCAGCTTTGAACGTTGAGAACAAAGCATAAACATTAGCAGCCTGTGACACCCGCCTCATCTTTAGACTATTTATAAGATGAGGCGGGTGTTGCATTTTGACCAGTGCGGATGGCGTCTGGTAAGATAAGGTAGGAAACGCGGATAAAACTCAGAGGGATGTGCCCCATGACAACGATACAACAAGCCATTGAACTTCGTGCCGAAGGCAAACCGGAGGAAGCGAAAAAAATTCTCCTTGAGCTGCTGCCCCAATCCCCGGATGATCCGGATATCCATTATCAGCTGGCCTGGGTGCATGATATGATGGGCCTTGAGAGCGAAGCGGTTCCTTATTACGAGAAGGCGATCTCTTTAGGGCTGAAGGATCCCGAACGGTGCGGCGCCTTGCTTGGACTTGGAAGCACATACCGCACATTGGGGATGTACGGCAAATCCAAGGAGACATTCGAGCAGGGACTGCGGGATTACCCCGGGGCGCGGGAGTTCAGGGTGTTCTACGCGATGACCTTGTACAATTTGCGACAGTATGACAAGGCGATGGAACTGCTGCTTAGAGAATTAAGCGAAACCAGTAATGACGAGGGGACCAGGAGCTACCAGAGAGCCATTGCTTTTTATTCTGATAAGCTTGATCAGGTTTGGAAATAAACGTTATCGGCATCACTTTATTATTCTTGTTAGGCGAACGATTCGTTCGAGTCTATGAAAAAACAATGTTATGCATCCAGCCCAAAGACGGACTATCATGAAATTGATCCTATCGTCACTTGCTTAACTGAATTTTAGATTGCTTTCATCTCTCACTAAGGTTTGGACCTTATACTAAGTATGTCACTACAAGTGATGGAAGGAGCAACGACGATGAACAAGAAAAACAAAATGAGTATGTGGTCGATCGGATTGGGAAGTGCTTTTTTGATGATGATGTTAGCCAACCATGATAACGTTCATGATGGTCAAGCCCGAACCGGTATCGCTTCGAATGGAGTCAGATCCAACGTAGCCATTCAATCTGTCGACAAGAACGCAGCCGTTACAACCATGCCTGAGAAGCAGGAAATAACCCCTGAAATGATCAATCAATTCTTGAAAATAGTTGCAGAGACATAAGAAATCTTGATTCCTATACGTAATCTGTTAGAAGACCAGCTCCCATGCCGAGGGGCTGGTCTTCTTGGCGTGATCCAGAAGCTAGGGCTCAGGTTTTACTTGGTGCTGGTGCGTCCCATAACGATTTCTAGTAATTTATTTGAAAAACGGGAACCCACGTTCTTGTCATATCTTACCATGGAGCTTATTATTATCAATAGGGTTAACCGAAGCGGAGGGATTATAAACGAAATGCAAAGCGATCACACGTTAAACAGCAAGCGAAGGACCACGGGGATTGGGATGTATCGGGAGATGCTCGCCAGGTACGTATTCCCCCATAAGAAGCTTCTGGCAGCCCTGACGGTGCTGCTGTTATTTTCCATTGGACTCCAATTGATCAATCCGCAGATCATCCGGTATTTCATCGATACGGCTCAAGGAGAGGGAAGCCTGACCTCCCTTTATTATGCGGCAGGATTTTTTATTCTCTTTTCATTGCTTCAACAAGGCGTTTCCATAGCGGCTGCTTATTATAGCGAGAACCTGGGCTGGACGACCACCAACAAGCTTCGTGCCGAGTTGGCGGAGCACTGCCTGTCGCTGGATATGAGCTTTCACAAAACCCAAACCTCCGGATCTCTAATTGAACGGGTGGATGGCGATGTGAATGCGCTCGCCAATTTCTTCTCCAGTTTCATTATCCATCTGTTCGGCAATCTGATCCTCATGCTCGGGATCCTGGCTTTGCTGTATCGGGAGAACTTCTGGATCGGCCTTGTCATGACGGTGTTTGTGGTCGGCAGCATTTACGTCATTCAACATATCCGGCGATTTGCGATACCGATCTGGAAGCGGTGGCGCGAGCTGAATGCGGATTTCTACGGATTCATCGGCGAGCACCTTGAAGGAACCGAAGATACGCGTGCCAACGGGGCGGCCGGATATGTCATGAATCGATTTTATGAGATGGCCAGGCGGATGCTGCCGGTTCGCGTTCGTGCGTTCATCGGATTTTTCTTGATGTGGAGCACCACGATATTGGTGTTTGCGCTTGGCAATGCAGCGGCTTTTATCGTGTGCGCCATACTGTGGAAGAACGGACAGGGCGGCTTGACGATCGGCTCCATCTATCTCGTGTTTTATTATACGGAGCTGCTGGCCAAGCCTATTGAGAAGATTCGCACCCAATTGGAGGATTTGCAAAAAGCGGATGCCAGCTTGATGCGGGTCCGCGACCTGCTTGCAACCGAGCCCAGGATCAAAGACGGCCCTGGCGCGCCGCTTCCGTCAGGCCCATTGTCGGTGGAATTCCGGAACCTTAACTTCGCTTACGAAGAGGGCGGGCAGGCTACGCTTGAAAATCTGCAGCTGCGCCTTGAGCCGGGCCAGACTCTTGGGCTGCTCGGCCGTACAGGCAGCGGCAAAACGACGATCGCACGCCTGCTGCTACGCTTCTATGATCCACAGGAGGGAAGCATCGAGCTGGCGGGAACCGATATTCGAGGCTGCAAGCTCCATGAACTAAGGCGGAAGGTCGCCATGGTCACGCAGAATATTGAGATTCTTGAGGGAACCGTCCGGGATAATCTGACCTTGTTTGATGAAGGCATAGCCGATACCCGTATTATATCCGTGTTAGAAGAGCTTGGACTAGGGGATTGGTACGGCTCGCTTCCCGAAGGGCTGGATACCAATCTGGCTTCTGGAGGCGGAAGCCTGTCTGCGGGCGAGGCCCAGCTGCTGGCGTTTGCACGCGTATTTTTGACGGATCCGGGTCTTGTCATTCTTGATGAGGCTTCCTCCCGGCTTGATCCGTTAACGGAATACCGGATCGAAGCAGCCATTTCGCGTCTGCTGCAGGAGAAGACCTGCATTATAATTGCCCATCGTCTGGCTACGGTTCAGCGCGCCGACCGGATTCTCATACTGGAGAACGGAAGAATGCTCGAAAGCGGCCGCAGGGAAGAGCTGGCCTCAGATCCGCAATCGCGGTTCAGCCGCATGCTTGCCGTTGGAATGGAGGAGGTGCTGGCATGAAAACTAGGCATTTTTTCTGGCGGTTGATTATGTACCGCCCGGGGTTGTACCTCATCAACCTGTTCGCGTGGTCCCTTATCCATATGGCCCCGCTTGTGCCCGGACTGTTAACCAAGGCCTTCTTCGACCATTTGGAAGGCACTTATTCTTTTCCTTACGGCGTTTGGGCGATTGCGGTGCTGCTTATCGGCGCTGCCTTGGCACGGATTGCGCTGATCTTCGGCGGCTTTATGACAGACGTGCATTTCCGCTTCCGCATCAGCACCTTGCTCCGCCGTAATATGCTGTCGCATGTCATGAAGGAGCCCGGCGCGCGAGCGATCCCTTGCTCGCCCGGAGAAGCCATCAGCAATTTCCGGGATGACGTGGATCAGGCCGAAGAAGCGACGAGCTGGTCAGTAGATACATTAGGGCTTGTCGGTTTCGTCATTGTCGCCAGCTGGATTCTCATATCCATCGATCTGCAGCTTACGATTCTCGTGTTCGTTCCTTTGATTCTGGTGGTGACCGCAGCCCAGATCGCAACCGCGCGCATCCAGAAATACAGGGCGGCAAGCCGGGAATCGACCGCCAAGGTAACCGGGGCGATCAGCGAAATGTTTGCCAACGTGCAGG
Proteins encoded:
- a CDS encoding MMPL family transporter encodes the protein MHGSGPNYGKWVAGKRSKWVTLCVWILIALALNLLWPAVGDKEDNNAANLKEDVPSVVAEAMADKEFPSNGGVPALVVWHKESGLNEEDLTKLQELTASLESDPLPYQTFVVPFHQLPPQALSAQLSEDRSTLVMPVFFEEDQETDQLKEGTAELEKRSEQLLGSNPFQAAVQSGDGISARVTGPVGISIDATGLFEDADVSLMIATVLLVLILLLLIYRSPILALIPLVAVGFAYMVTSPILGFMADQGWITVDSQSIAIMTVLLFGAGTDYCLFLISRFRQLLWHEPDKRKALFQAITSSSGAIAMSGFTVVLSLFALLLAQYGAYQRFAVPFSLSILIMFIASLTLVPALLAIFGRGSFYPFIPRTPEMQAERARKKGKPVPAPHKEKESRIGRLVTTKPWTVVLAALVLLGGLATFSSQIKFTYDLLSSFPEDVPSREGFAVIGEQFSEGELAPVRVMVDSGGQALDLEERLKALDYVDRVSEPQNGAENNDIIGYEIELSMNPYSMEAMQHIPDLREIAEASLEKAGVGNPAEAVWISGQTATQYDTEIAGEHDAKLIIPVVIGLITLLLLVYLRSVVATVYLIATVILSYFSALGLGWIIIHYGLGAEAIQGAIPLYSFVFLVALGEDYNIFMISSIWQKRKQMPLKQAIKEGVGETSSVITSAGLILAGTFAVLATLPIQVLVQFGIITAIGVMLDTFIVRPFLVPAITTLLGKWAFWPGKAHMAAEEKPALNVENKA
- a CDS encoding ABC transporter ATP-binding protein; translation: MQSDHTLNSKRRTTGIGMYREMLARYVFPHKKLLAALTVLLLFSIGLQLINPQIIRYFIDTAQGEGSLTSLYYAAGFFILFSLLQQGVSIAAAYYSENLGWTTTNKLRAELAEHCLSLDMSFHKTQTSGSLIERVDGDVNALANFFSSFIIHLFGNLILMLGILALLYRENFWIGLVMTVFVVGSIYVIQHIRRFAIPIWKRWRELNADFYGFIGEHLEGTEDTRANGAAGYVMNRFYEMARRMLPVRVRAFIGFFLMWSTTILVFALGNAAAFIVCAILWKNGQGGLTIGSIYLVFYYTELLAKPIEKIRTQLEDLQKADASLMRVRDLLATEPRIKDGPGAPLPSGPLSVEFRNLNFAYEEGGQATLENLQLRLEPGQTLGLLGRTGSGKTTIARLLLRFYDPQEGSIELAGTDIRGCKLHELRRKVAMVTQNIEILEGTVRDNLTLFDEGIADTRIISVLEELGLGDWYGSLPEGLDTNLASGGGSLSAGEAQLLAFARVFLTDPGLVILDEASSRLDPLTEYRIEAAISRLLQEKTCIIIAHRLATVQRADRILILENGRMLESGRREELASDPQSRFSRMLAVGMEEVLA
- a CDS encoding TetR/AcrR family transcriptional regulator; this translates as MTKIRNPRNPGRPKAAADQIPIQETILWTASKLFMENGYESVSLQQIAKACQVTKASIYYHFTSKPELFKIAVTTILDKAYASTHRFLQEADTLEAGLIRVAEAKIAKPHAEMETMMREAEPFLSKEQMAAIREAEQRIHEVLAEQIHQAMQSGELREGNALLMAQAFSAMLMLGNREDTRSGYASSRDMAVDIVDLFLHGAVRPSNENLDV
- a CDS encoding tetratricopeptide repeat protein translates to MTTIQQAIELRAEGKPEEAKKILLELLPQSPDDPDIHYQLAWVHDMMGLESEAVPYYEKAISLGLKDPERCGALLGLGSTYRTLGMYGKSKETFEQGLRDYPGAREFRVFYAMTLYNLRQYDKAMELLLRELSETSNDEGTRSYQRAIAFYSDKLDQVWK